The window GCGGCCCTTCCTCTCTTTTACGGAATGGACCCTGGACTTAGCTGGCATATGGGAAAAATTTTAGAATGCGGCGCCATCGCGGCCGAACCAGGAACTGCAAAGGATGGAATGATGGGGATTATTCGAGATGATCACTTTCTCGTTCGCCCGTTAAATCCGAATCGGGCATGTACCGTTCAATCTGTTTCGGCACACACTTTGTATGAAAAAACACATCCTTATCACTTACCAGGTCCAGGTGGCATGTTAGATTTAGCCCAATGCACATTTACTCAATATGATGAACGAACGGTTCGTGTAGATGGAAGTCGGTTCATCCCTTCTTCTTCCTACGAAATTAAAATTGAAGGCGTTCGCCCTGTCGGCTATCGTACCGTGTTAGTAGCTGGCGTTCGTGACCCGATATTCATTGAACAAATCGATCATGTCATGGAGAAAGTGAAGATGGAAGTAGCGGACTATTTTCCTGAACTGAAGGCCAAGCAAGCTTCTCTTCATTCTCTGCATTATGGTCAAAACGGCGTGATGGGGGAGCGTGAGATTACTTTTGGTCATCCTCATGAGTTAGGAATTGTCATTGAAGTAATTGCCAAGACCCAAGAGCTAGCCGATAGCATTTGCGCTTTTGTTCGGTCCTTGCTCATGCATTATGACTATGAAGGCCGAATTTCCACCGCTGGCAATCTCGCTCTTCCCTTTTCGCCTCCTGAGTTATCAGGTGGTCAAGTATTTACGTTTTCTGTCTACCACACGGTTCAAGTAGAGAGCCCCCTTGAACTGTTCCCAATTAAGAAACGAACGATTGGAGGAAGAAGATGAGAACTGAAACGGTGTTAAAGGATTTAGCTAGCGTGATTCGAAGTAAAAATGCTGGACCTTATGAAATTACGTTTGACATTATTATGGATGATGACGCCTCCTTTCAACGTGTTCAATCTTCCAATCGACTGACTACGGACACGATTTGTCAGCTATTCAATGTGGAAGTTCAAGACATTGTCGGACTCGTTTTTTTCAAACAAGCACGCGCTGTGAAAATTACTATGAAGCGCACCGTGCCTTCAGGATCACCTGGAGAAAGAGATACTTACGGAGCACAACAGCACGTTCCACTACTTAACCTTTCGATTCCATAATGTGATAAGCAATGTAGGTCCGTTCAGGTCGACCCACTTTTCCATAGGAGAGGTCCGCATGCACCTCTCCTGTCGATACTAAATACTCTAAATATCTACGAGCGGTCGTCCTACTTATACCGATCGATTGCCCGAACTCATCAGCCGTAATGCCATTTTGATAATTTGCTAGCTCGGATTTTACCTTTTTTAACGTGAGCGGATCAATTCCTTTCGGGATGAGAGAATGAACCTCTTCATGCTCAGGAAGACGATGGAGTAAGCGATCGACTTGCCCTTGTGTCACCTCTTTTACAGCCTTAAGTTTACCTTTATATTCCCGATACTTTCGTAATGATTGCTTCAGTCGATTTAACATAATCGGTTTAATTAAAAAGTCAAACACCCCACCGCGAATTGCTTCTTCCACACGGTCTACCTCTTTTGCAGCTGTAATCATGATGACATCGATATCCTGCTTATATGTTCGCAAGTACCACAACAAGTTGATTCCATCCCCATCCGGTAAATACACATCTAGAAGAACTAAATTGGGTTTTAAAATGTCAATCAGTTCTTTCGCCTCTTCAACGGTCGTTGCCACTCCACAGACAGAAAACCCCTCCACTTTTTCTGTGAACCGACGATTAATCTCCGAATTCTTCCAATCATCCTCAACGATAAGCACTTGTATCTCGTTCATTCATCCCGCCCCCTCTTTGGAATAATTACTGTAAAAATTGCTCCTCCAAACTTCCCATTTCCCACGGTGATCACCCCTCCTAAATGCGTCACCGCTTCTTGAACTAAATATAGCCCAACCCCACGGTCTTCTCCTTGCTTCGTACTAAATCCTCTCTCAAACAGCCGGGGAAATTCCTCCTCGCTAATTCCCCTACCGTTATCTTCAATTTCAAAAATAAAATCATGACCGAGATCGGTCATAAACAACTTAACTTTCTTGTTAGCATTTCCCGATGCCAATACCGCTTCAAAAGCGTTATCAAGCAAATTCCCTAAAATGGTGACAAGCTTTTCCCGATCCATCTCGTCAAGCGAATCTTGCAACTGACTTTCTTTGTCGATATGAAAATCAATTTTCAGCTCTTGTGCTCGGTTAAACTTTCCAATGACAATAGCCGCGATGATTGGATCGGGTATGGCCTTCATGACACGTTTAACAATTGTCTGAGCCCCATCGGTTTCTTTATGTATATATTCAATCGCTTCTGTATAAGAGCCAAGCTGAATCAAGCCTGAAATCGTATTTAATTTATTCGCAAATTCATGCGTTTGAGCGCGCAACGCTTCGGCGTAACGATGAACGTGAGATAATTGTTTCGTCAACAAATCAATCTCATTTTTCCGGCGAAAACTCGACACAACGCCCATCATTTCGCCTTCTTCAAAAATGGGCACTCGGTTTACAATAAGCTCATGACCTTCATAAGATACTTGTTCGTCAAATTGACTCTCCTTCGAATCCAATACGTCTATCATCCGTGATTGTGGAAGGACTTCTCGAATCGATTTTCCAACATAATCCACCGATGGATCGAGCGGAAGTAGATCGTAGGCTTGTTGATTGACCATCGTAATAGCCCCTTTCTCATCAATAGCAAGTATCCCTTCTCTAACCGATTGTAAAATTCCATTCTTTTCGACGAACAGTCGGGCAATTTCATGAGGCTCTAAACCAAAAATCGCTCTTTTTACCCCTTTGGCGATATAGATGGACCCAATCCCTCCAATCATTAGAACGGTCACAACGAGAAAAATGATTTTCACTCGATACTGATGAACGATGGCATCAATGTCTTCGAGTAAAAAGCCGACTGACACAATGCCGATGATGTCTCCCTCTTCATTTTTAATGGGCGCTTTCCCTCTCAAGGAAGGACCAAGTGAGCCGACTGCCTTTGAGATATAAGACTCTCCGTGAAGAAGCGCACGGTCATTATCGCCGCCGACCATCTTTTTCCCAATCCGATCTTCTATTGGGTGCGCATAACGAATGCCTTCACGATTCCCGATTACGACAAATTCTGCCCCTGTCGTTTTCCGAACTTCCTCCGCAATTGGCTGCAACAAAGCACTCGGATTCTCTTCTGTAAAAGCAGCACGGATGGATGGCATATTCGCAAGAGTCGTCGCCACATGTAGAGCCCGTTCACCCGTCTGACTTTCAAACGTAGTAGACATCATGCGCATAAATGAATACCCAAGAATGGATACAGTCACAAGTAGTAAGATGGATATGAATATGCCTATTTTCATATAAAGCTTCAGCGGTTTCATCTTTATCCCCTTCTTGTCAGTTCTTCTCCCATTATAAAAGAAAAGATTTATTTTTTAAAATTTTCATACTATTATAAGGTCATAGAAATGAAAGGAGAGAAACGAATGAGCGGTACACTTATTCAACCTGATGATACGTTAACGTTGTGGGGGATTGTTGTGGTTTGGGCTTCGGTGAGCATTTACTTAGAACAGCGATTTGAGTGGGCATCGAAGCTTTCAGGGGCGATCATCGCACTCGTTGGAGCTATTGTGTTATCCAATTTGCGCATTATCCCGACAGAATCACCGGTTTACGATTCCATTTGGGGCATCATTGTTCCCCTTGCGATTCCATTGCTATTATTCCATGTCAACTTAACAAAAATATGGCGAGAAAGCGGAAAACTCCTTCTTCTCTTTTTCTTAAGCTCGGTCGGGACAGTAGTTGGGACTATTGTAAGCTTCTTTCTTTTTAAGCCCTACATTCCTTACCTCGACCAAATTGGGGCGATGATGAGCGCTTCTTATATTGGTGGGGGCGTGAACTTT of the Bacillus kexueae genome contains:
- a CDS encoding ATP-binding protein, coding for MKPLKLYMKIGIFISILLLVTVSILGYSFMRMMSTTFESQTGERALHVATTLANMPSIRAAFTEENPSALLQPIAEEVRKTTGAEFVVIGNREGIRYAHPIEDRIGKKMVGGDNDRALLHGESYISKAVGSLGPSLRGKAPIKNEEGDIIGIVSVGFLLEDIDAIVHQYRVKIIFLVVTVLMIGGIGSIYIAKGVKRAIFGLEPHEIARLFVEKNGILQSVREGILAIDEKGAITMVNQQAYDLLPLDPSVDYVGKSIREVLPQSRMIDVLDSKESQFDEQVSYEGHELIVNRVPIFEEGEMMGVVSSFRRKNEIDLLTKQLSHVHRYAEALRAQTHEFANKLNTISGLIQLGSYTEAIEYIHKETDGAQTIVKRVMKAIPDPIIAAIVIGKFNRAQELKIDFHIDKESQLQDSLDEMDREKLVTILGNLLDNAFEAVLASGNANKKVKLFMTDLGHDFIFEIEDNGRGISEEEFPRLFERGFSTKQGEDRGVGLYLVQEAVTHLGGVITVGNGKFGGAIFTVIIPKRGRDE
- a CDS encoding acyclic terpene utilization AtuA family protein, giving the protein MKELRILSPQGMLGYGYPMESLENGLQEQPHAISVDAGSTDGGPHRLGKGVGGVSRYATKKDLKPLVLAAKRLNIPLFIGSCGGSGANCRVDWMMDILTELAEEEDLQLSVALIYADINQQWLLQKWEDDCVKPCGSAPSLTKEAITQSTALVGQMGVEPYLTVLNEKVDIIISGRTYDPVMTAALPLFYGMDPGLSWHMGKILECGAIAAEPGTAKDGMMGIIRDDHFLVRPLNPNRACTVQSVSAHTLYEKTHPYHLPGPGGMLDLAQCTFTQYDERTVRVDGSRFIPSSSYEIKIEGVRPVGYRTVLVAGVRDPIFIEQIDHVMEKVKMEVADYFPELKAKQASLHSLHYGQNGVMGEREITFGHPHELGIVIEVIAKTQELADSICAFVRSLLMHYDYEGRISTAGNLALPFSPPELSGGQVFTFSVYHTVQVESPLELFPIKKRTIGGRR
- a CDS encoding DUF4387 domain-containing protein; the encoded protein is MRTETVLKDLASVIRSKNAGPYEITFDIIMDDDASFQRVQSSNRLTTDTICQLFNVEVQDIVGLVFFKQARAVKITMKRTVPSGSPGERDTYGAQQHVPLLNLSIP
- a CDS encoding response regulator, whose amino-acid sequence is MNEIQVLIVEDDWKNSEINRRFTEKVEGFSVCGVATTVEEAKELIDILKPNLVLLDVYLPDGDGINLLWYLRTYKQDIDVIMITAAKEVDRVEEAIRGGVFDFLIKPIMLNRLKQSLRKYREYKGKLKAVKEVTQGQVDRLLHRLPEHEEVHSLIPKGIDPLTLKKVKSELANYQNGITADEFGQSIGISRTTARRYLEYLVSTGEVHADLSYGKVGRPERTYIAYHIMESKG